From one Oscillatoria sp. FACHB-1407 genomic stretch:
- the nagA gene encoding N-acetylglucosamine-6-phosphate deacetylase — protein MSEATPVAMRRLAPFGAIANARLPGYEGLQQIDLNGQRHIDRILPMTQSQVEPSPSVGQVLDVEGDWVSLGGVDVQINGALGLAFPDLSPENADKLPQICNFLWDQGVDGFLPTLVTTSVDNIQRSLSTLANLPSSTSAQIIGVHLEGPFLNPTKRGAHPEAHLLPLTIEQVKRVLGDYASLVKVMTLAPELDPTGTVIPYLRSLGITVSLGHSQATATQAQAAFEQGATMVTHAFNAMPGLHHREPGLLAAAIAHPDVSCGFIADGQHVVPLMLDLMLRMGRGTIPPASATQSFFLVSDALAPLGLPDGIYPWDEREIQVTKGTARLLDGTLSGTTLPLLTGVQNLVNWDICDPTEAIALATEAPRRAIGLPGLEPGQVANFLRWGFDKATGELTWQRVNGGRQWSMVSGQWSMVSGQWSVVNG, from the coding sequence ATGAGTGAAGCAACTCCAGTGGCAATGCGACGCCTTGCTCCCTTTGGGGCGATCGCCAATGCCCGCCTTCCGGGCTATGAAGGCTTACAGCAGATTGATTTAAACGGTCAACGACACATCGATCGCATTCTGCCAATGACGCAGAGTCAGGTTGAGCCATCCCCCTCGGTCGGACAAGTGTTGGATGTTGAGGGTGACTGGGTTTCGTTGGGTGGAGTCGATGTGCAGATCAACGGTGCATTAGGGTTAGCCTTTCCGGATCTGAGTCCTGAGAATGCCGACAAGTTGCCGCAGATCTGCAATTTTCTCTGGGATCAAGGCGTAGATGGGTTTTTGCCAACGCTGGTAACGACCTCGGTGGACAACATTCAGCGATCGCTCTCTACTCTGGCAAATCTGCCCTCATCGACCTCAGCCCAGATTATTGGCGTTCATCTGGAGGGACCCTTCCTCAACCCAACTAAACGGGGGGCGCATCCCGAAGCCCATCTGCTGCCCCTGACGATTGAGCAGGTCAAACGGGTGTTGGGGGATTATGCCTCGCTGGTCAAGGTGATGACGCTGGCTCCAGAGCTTGATCCTACAGGGACGGTGATCCCCTATTTGCGATCGCTGGGGATCACCGTCAGCCTGGGGCACTCGCAAGCCACAGCCACCCAAGCACAAGCTGCCTTTGAGCAGGGAGCCACGATGGTGACTCATGCCTTTAATGCCATGCCGGGGTTGCACCACCGGGAACCGGGTTTGTTAGCCGCCGCGATCGCCCATCCAGATGTTTCCTGCGGTTTCATTGCGGACGGTCAACACGTTGTTCCGCTGATGCTGGATCTGATGCTGCGAATGGGACGGGGCACCATTCCCCCAGCGTCTGCTACCCAGAGCTTTTTCCTGGTCAGCGATGCCCTCGCGCCACTAGGACTGCCCGATGGCATTTACCCCTGGGATGAGCGGGAGATTCAAGTCACCAAGGGTACGGCTCGACTTCTAGATGGCACCCTCTCTGGCACGACCCTGCCACTATTAACCGGAGTGCAAAATCTGGTGAACTGGGACATTTGTGACCCTACTGAGGCGATCGCTCTGGCAACTGAGGCTCCTCGAAGGGCGATCGGCTTACCGGGGTTGGAGCCGGGGCAGGTGGCTAATTTTTTGCGGTGGGGATTTGACAAAGCGACAGGGGAATTGACCTGGCAACGAGTTAATGGAGGACGTCAGTGGTCAATGGTTAGTGGTCAATGGTCAATGGTCAGTGGTCAGTGGTCAGTGGTCAATGGTTAA
- the bchM gene encoding magnesium protoporphyrin IX methyltransferase, protein MNGVDDKTVVREYFNATGFDRWRRIYGDGEVNKVQLDIRQGHQRTVDTVLSWLKEDGNWAGLTVCDAGCGVGSLSIPLAQAGAIVYASDISEKMVGEAKTRASEALGQTTNPTFTVQDLEGLSGSYHTVICLDVLIHYPQDKAAQMIAHLSSLAESRLILSFAPKTLAYTVLKKIGDFFPGPSKATRAYLHRESDIVNILKANGWTVQRQAMTKTRFYFSRLLEATR, encoded by the coding sequence ATGAACGGGGTAGATGACAAAACCGTCGTCCGCGAATATTTCAACGCCACGGGGTTCGATCGCTGGCGGCGGATTTATGGCGATGGTGAAGTTAATAAAGTGCAACTGGATATCCGGCAAGGTCATCAACGAACCGTTGATACTGTTTTGTCGTGGCTAAAGGAAGATGGCAACTGGGCTGGGCTAACCGTGTGTGATGCGGGCTGTGGCGTCGGTAGTCTCAGCATTCCGTTGGCACAAGCCGGGGCGATCGTCTACGCCAGCGATATTTCTGAAAAGATGGTAGGCGAGGCAAAAACGAGAGCATCTGAGGCGTTGGGACAAACGACAAACCCCACGTTCACCGTGCAAGATTTAGAAGGGTTGAGCGGTAGCTATCACACTGTAATTTGCCTGGACGTATTGATTCACTACCCTCAGGATAAAGCGGCACAGATGATCGCTCACCTCAGCAGTCTGGCAGAGTCGCGGTTGATTCTCAGCTTTGCGCCCAAAACTTTGGCATACACGGTGTTGAAGAAGATTGGTGACTTTTTTCCAGGTCCCAGCAAAGCCACTCGCGCTTACCTGCATCGAGAGTCAGATATCGTTAACATTTTGAAAGCTAATGGCTGGACGGTGCAGCGACAGGCGATGACCAAAACTCGGTTCTACTTTTCCCGGTTGTTGGAAGCGACTCGTTAA
- a CDS encoding biliverdin-producing heme oxygenase, which produces MSSNLATKLREGTKKAHTMAENVGFVKCFLKGVVEKTSYRKLVSNFYFVYSAMEEEMERHRQHPILSKIYYPELNRKASLEHDLHYYFGNNWREQIAPSPAAQAYVQRIREISNTEPELLIAHSYTRYLGDLSGGQILKNIAQRAMNLSEGEGIAFYEFADISDEKAFKANYRQALDEMPIDDATGDRIVDEANAAFGMNMKLFQELEGNLVKAIGQMLFNSLTRRRTRGSTELATAEN; this is translated from the coding sequence ATGAGCAGTAATTTGGCAACTAAGTTGCGGGAAGGCACCAAAAAAGCTCACACCATGGCTGAGAATGTTGGCTTCGTTAAATGCTTCTTGAAAGGTGTTGTAGAAAAAACGTCTTACCGTAAGTTGGTGTCCAACTTCTACTTCGTCTATTCTGCGATGGAAGAAGAGATGGAACGCCATCGTCAGCATCCTATTCTTTCCAAAATTTATTATCCTGAACTGAACCGCAAAGCCAGTCTCGAACACGACCTCCACTACTATTTCGGTAACAACTGGAGAGAGCAAATTGCTCCCTCTCCTGCGGCTCAAGCCTACGTTCAACGCATCCGCGAGATCTCAAACACTGAGCCTGAGTTGTTGATTGCCCATTCCTACACCCGCTACCTGGGTGATTTGTCGGGTGGTCAAATCCTCAAGAACATTGCTCAACGGGCAATGAACCTCTCTGAAGGTGAAGGCATTGCGTTTTACGAGTTTGCTGATATCTCTGATGAGAAGGCATTCAAAGCCAACTATCGTCAAGCTCTGGATGAGATGCCAATTGATGACGCGACAGGCGATCGCATTGTGGATGAAGCCAATGCCGCTTTTGGTATGAATATGAAGCTGTTCCAGGAGTTGGAAGGCAATCTGGTCAAGGCGATCGGGCAAATGCTGTTTAACAGCTTGACTCGTCGTCGCACTCGTGGCAGCACTGAACTCGCTACCGCTGAGAACTAG
- the accC gene encoding acetyl-CoA carboxylase biotin carboxylase subunit, whose product MRFDKILIANRGEIALRILRTCEEMGIATVAVHSTIDRHALHVQLADEAVCIGEPPSSKSYLNIPNIIAAALTRNATAIHPGYGFLAENARFAEICADHQIAFIGPSPDAMRAMGDKSTARDTMKRIGVPTVPGSEGLLSDEREALAIAQQIGYPVMIKATAGGGGRGMRLVRAEADLVKSFLAAQGEAEAAFGDAGVYLEKFIERPRHIEFQILADTYGNVIHLGERDCSIQRRHQKLLEEAPSPALSSELREKMGDAAVRVAKAINYVGAGTIEFLLDQSGHFYFMEMNTRIQVEHPVTEMITGLDLIAEQIRIAQGEPLRLTQEQVEFRGHTIECRINAEDPDYNFRPNPGRISGYLPPGGPGVRMDSHVYTDYEIPPYYDSLIGKLIVWGPDRPSAIRRMRRALRECAITGLSTTIGFHQKILETKEFAEGKVYTNFVEQLMQALNEAKS is encoded by the coding sequence ATGCGTTTTGACAAGATTTTGATTGCTAATCGAGGTGAGATTGCGCTCCGCATTCTCCGCACATGCGAAGAGATGGGTATTGCTACGGTTGCGGTGCATTCGACGATCGATCGCCATGCCCTTCATGTTCAGTTGGCAGATGAGGCGGTGTGCATTGGAGAACCTCCCAGTAGCAAAAGCTATCTCAACATTCCCAATATTATTGCAGCGGCTCTAACCCGCAATGCGACTGCGATCCATCCGGGGTATGGGTTTCTGGCAGAGAATGCTCGATTTGCCGAGATCTGCGCCGACCACCAGATTGCCTTTATTGGTCCTTCTCCCGATGCGATGCGGGCGATGGGCGATAAGTCTACGGCTCGCGACACCATGAAGCGCATTGGGGTGCCAACCGTTCCGGGGAGCGAGGGGCTTTTGAGTGATGAGCGTGAGGCATTGGCGATCGCCCAACAAATTGGCTATCCCGTGATGATCAAAGCCACAGCGGGTGGGGGTGGTCGGGGGATGCGTCTGGTGCGTGCCGAGGCAGACCTGGTGAAATCGTTTTTGGCGGCTCAAGGTGAGGCAGAAGCTGCCTTTGGTGACGCTGGTGTGTATCTCGAAAAATTTATTGAGCGTCCCCGTCACATCGAGTTTCAAATCCTGGCGGATACCTACGGCAATGTGATTCATTTGGGCGAACGCGACTGCTCCATTCAACGTCGCCACCAAAAACTCCTGGAAGAAGCACCCAGTCCAGCCCTCAGTTCCGAATTGCGGGAAAAGATGGGCGATGCAGCAGTGCGGGTTGCCAAGGCGATTAACTATGTCGGAGCAGGCACGATTGAGTTTCTGCTGGATCAGTCGGGTCACTTCTATTTCATGGAAATGAACACGCGGATTCAAGTCGAACATCCCGTTACTGAAATGATCACGGGGCTAGACTTAATCGCTGAACAGATTCGCATTGCTCAAGGAGAACCCTTGCGGTTGACACAGGAACAGGTAGAATTTCGTGGGCATACGATCGAGTGTCGGATCAACGCCGAAGATCCCGACTACAACTTCCGCCCCAACCCCGGTCGCATCAGCGGCTACCTCCCTCCGGGTGGGCCTGGAGTCCGGATGGATTCGCACGTCTACACCGATTACGAAATTCCCCCTTATTACGATTCCCTCATCGGCAAATTGATCGTCTGGGGACCCGATCGCCCCTCTGCGATTCGTCGAATGCGCCGTGCCCTGCGCGAATGCGCCATTACAGGACTATCTACGACCATCGGCTTTCATCAAAAGATTCTGGAAACTAAGGAGTTTGCTGAAGGCAAGGTCTATACCAACTTTGTAGAACAGTTGATGCAAGCCCTGAATGAGGCAAAGTCCTGA
- the cofH gene encoding 7,8-didemethyl-8-hydroxy-5-deazariboflavin synthase subunit CofH: protein MVTQTVDSILDRALAGFDLTEAEGVVLLQQQDAEAIASIRRAADQLRQQQVGETVTYVVNRNVNFTNICEQHCSFCAFRRDEGETGAYWLDESAILEKVTDGVNRGATEICMQGGLNPQAKIDGKSLAYYVRLVKLIKEAFPQLHLHAFSPQEVQFIAREDDLSIVDVIADLQDAGVESMPGTAAEVLDDEVRKILCPEKINTAEWLEIMETAHQLGMPTTSTMLSGHIETPEQQMKHLGLLRSLQQKNARRGDRGFTEFILLPFVGQDAPKPLRKRVGRDQPVLSDALLLTAVARIFLGNWIDNHQPSWVKLGLEGATEALNWGCNDIGGTLMEEHITSMAGAQGGTCKTVEELQTAIQSVGRPYRQRDTLYRAIRKQLVIG from the coding sequence GTGGTGACTCAAACGGTTGATTCGATTCTCGATCGCGCCTTAGCAGGGTTTGACTTGACCGAAGCGGAAGGGGTCGTTTTGTTGCAACAACAAGACGCTGAGGCGATCGCGTCGATTCGTCGGGCTGCGGATCAACTACGCCAACAGCAAGTGGGCGAAACCGTGACTTATGTGGTCAACCGCAATGTCAACTTCACCAACATTTGCGAACAGCACTGTAGCTTTTGTGCGTTTCGTCGCGACGAGGGAGAAACCGGAGCCTATTGGCTGGATGAATCTGCCATTCTAGAAAAAGTAACCGATGGGGTCAATCGGGGTGCGACCGAAATTTGTATGCAAGGGGGACTGAATCCCCAGGCAAAAATCGACGGCAAATCTCTGGCTTATTACGTCCGCTTGGTGAAGTTGATCAAAGAAGCCTTTCCGCAACTCCATCTCCATGCCTTCTCCCCACAAGAGGTGCAATTTATCGCACGAGAAGATGACCTGAGCATCGTGGATGTGATTGCAGACTTGCAGGATGCAGGTGTGGAGTCCATGCCGGGAACAGCAGCGGAAGTGCTGGATGACGAGGTGAGAAAGATACTCTGCCCTGAGAAGATCAATACGGCTGAATGGCTGGAAATTATGGAAACGGCTCACCAGTTGGGGATGCCGACCACGAGCACGATGCTATCAGGGCATATTGAAACTCCCGAACAGCAGATGAAACATTTGGGCTTGTTGCGATCGCTCCAACAAAAAAATGCCAGACGGGGCGATCGCGGCTTTACAGAGTTCATTCTCTTGCCGTTTGTCGGGCAGGACGCGCCCAAACCACTGCGGAAACGAGTCGGACGCGATCAACCTGTTCTATCCGATGCTCTTTTGCTGACCGCTGTAGCTCGCATCTTTTTGGGCAACTGGATCGACAACCATCAGCCCAGTTGGGTCAAGTTGGGCTTAGAGGGGGCAACTGAAGCCTTGAACTGGGGTTGCAATGATATCGGTGGCACTTTGATGGAGGAACACATCACCTCAATGGCGGGTGCCCAAGGCGGAACCTGCAAAACGGTAGAAGAGTTGCAAACGGCGATTCAATCGGTCGGTCGCCCCTATCGTCAACGTGACACGCTGTATCGAGCCATTCGTAAGCAATTAGTCATTGGATAA
- a CDS encoding NfeD family protein — MLPFKNWFSRLSNRDTSHASPSTVNTPCIENEAIVVETIEPGKTGWVRFQSILWSAYCPSGSVLHSGEQVYVVSRDNTTLCVEPTCAAIDLDVVSMFWLGL; from the coding sequence ATGTTGCCCTTCAAGAATTGGTTTAGCCGTTTGAGCAACCGTGATACATCTCACGCTAGCCCATCCACAGTTAACACACCTTGCATTGAAAATGAGGCGATCGTTGTTGAAACGATCGAACCAGGAAAAACAGGTTGGGTTCGCTTTCAATCAATCTTGTGGTCAGCCTATTGCCCCAGTGGGTCAGTTCTTCATAGCGGTGAACAGGTTTACGTCGTCAGTCGTGATAACACAACGCTGTGTGTTGAACCTACCTGTGCAGCAATTGATTTGGATGTAGTTTCAATGTTTTGGTTAGGTCTTTAG
- a CDS encoding NACHT domain-containing protein — protein MDAEEALRFVNELLSQQGKRLTDLQRFVFLGTWVGKDYQTIHREHSDRCSLDHLKRNVAYQLWKLLSEVFDEKVSKSTLQNCVHRALQKWQQPEAPLYSLPQPELLPTAPLYSVPQPEPRHSIEDWGDAPSATSFYGYAQLLNSLNHVIRVNLCRLISLYGISGVGKTTIALQLALQVREQYEFVIWRSLQQAPLLADLLAELTYHLSHQQERSVDLSHFMRYITEHRCLVILDGLEAVLNPGVHDGSYRAGYEAYGALLRQVGATAHESCLIITTQENPREIVEAEGNHGYVHSEVIKGLSVSGTKQLLMDKRCSGKDNQWREMTYRYWAHPFILSAIATDIREFCKGDTALFLEQFKDPLALIPDSMRSRLEQQLERLSPAEHQIVSYLLTCEEPVSLSELQQATGQRMSAGELMNVLRSLKRRAFIDTDEKCYFLQRLVMQYLQQSNP, from the coding sequence ATGGACGCTGAAGAAGCATTGAGGTTTGTCAATGAGTTGTTGTCTCAACAGGGTAAACGGCTCACCGACTTACAGAGATTTGTCTTTTTAGGCACCTGGGTTGGCAAAGATTATCAAACCATTCATCGGGAACATTCGGATCGCTGTTCGCTCGACCACCTCAAGCGGAATGTGGCGTATCAGTTGTGGAAATTGTTGTCAGAAGTGTTCGATGAAAAGGTTTCAAAAAGTACCTTACAAAATTGTGTTCATCGAGCACTACAAAAGTGGCAGCAACCAGAGGCACCCCTTTATTCTTTGCCTCAACCTGAGCTACTGCCAACGGCACCCCTTTATTCCGTGCCTCAACCTGAGCCAAGACATTCGATTGAAGATTGGGGAGATGCTCCCTCCGCCACTTCCTTCTATGGCTATGCTCAACTGCTAAACTCGCTCAATCATGTTATTCGAGTTAATCTGTGTCGATTGATCTCCCTCTATGGCATCAGTGGCGTTGGCAAAACAACGATCGCCCTCCAGTTAGCTCTCCAGGTGCGAGAGCAGTATGAATTTGTGATCTGGCGATCGCTGCAACAAGCTCCGTTACTTGCCGATCTGTTAGCCGAATTGACGTACCATCTTTCCCATCAGCAAGAGCGTAGCGTTGATCTGAGTCACTTCATGCGCTACATCACAGAGCACCGTTGTTTGGTCATTTTAGATGGGTTAGAAGCGGTGTTAAACCCTGGTGTGCATGATGGCTCTTACAGAGCAGGCTACGAAGCCTATGGTGCTCTGTTGCGCCAGGTGGGAGCCACGGCTCATGAAAGCTGTTTAATCATAACGACACAGGAAAATCCGAGAGAAATCGTAGAAGCAGAGGGCAATCATGGATACGTTCACTCTGAGGTCATCAAAGGCTTGAGTGTGAGTGGAACCAAGCAGTTACTGATGGACAAACGATGCTCAGGCAAAGACAATCAATGGCGGGAGATGACTTATCGGTATTGGGCGCATCCTTTCATTTTGAGTGCGATCGCCACCGACATTCGAGAATTTTGTAAAGGAGATACAGCTTTATTTCTAGAGCAATTTAAGGATCCCTTAGCGTTGATCCCCGACAGTATGCGTTCTCGATTGGAGCAGCAATTGGAACGGCTATCTCCGGCAGAACACCAAATTGTCAGTTACCTGCTGACCTGTGAGGAGCCTGTATCCCTTTCGGAATTACAACAGGCGACAGGGCAACGGATGTCTGCTGGGGAATTGATGAATGTGTTGCGATCGCTCAAACGCCGAGCATTCATTGATACGGATGAAAAGTGCTATTTCTTACAGAGATTGGTGATGCAATATTTACAGCAGTCAAACCCATAG